TGGACAAGTTCTATCCTTGAGATTACATCCTCTATGCCCATGAATTAAATGTAAGGGGTTGTGGGGATGTTCTGCAAAAAAAAAATTTCTTTTTATGAAACCTTTAAAGAAGTTTTTTTAAAGTCTAAGATCCTTGTTCCATGGGAACAAACTCTAGAAAATATTGGTAAGCTAAAAAGTGATGCTTTTTAAGTAATTTATAGCCTGCAGCTTTAAATTCAGCTATCACTTCTGATTCCGAAAGACGATGTTTTGAAGGCGGGCCATAAGGAGAGCTGGGATAAAAATCAATCAGGGCCACTTTCCCTCCTCTTTTAAGAGCAGAAGAAAGCCTTTTTAGATATTCGATTCGATTGTCCATGTGGTGATAAACTTCACATAAAAAAATAATATTGACCGATCGATTATTTAATTGGGGATTATTGGGATCAACTTGCTTTACGACCACGTTTTTCAGATTTTTCTCTTTGATTTCTTTTTTCATGTATCGAACCATAGCGGGCTCCGAGTCCAAGGCATAGACTTTGCCTTTTTCCCCAACAGCCTGGGAAAACCTTCGACTGAAATATCCAGTTCCGGCACCTATATCTGCAATACTATAT
The DNA window shown above is from Methylacidiphilum caldifontis and carries:
- a CDS encoding class I SAM-dependent methyltransferase, with product MTTYFHSSKVWLWFFYIIFFLTLCRGFSQEMESSSIEQKAKKGFHHSFHDVKRYAQMFESKERDQWQKPDRVIEALDIKPGYSIADIGAGTGYFSRRFSQAVGEKGKVYALDSEPAMVRYMKKEIKEKNLKNVVVKQVDPNNPQLNNRSVNIIFLCEVYHHMDNRIEYLKRLSSALKRGGKVALIDFYPSSPYGPPSKHRLSESEVIAEFKAAGYKLLKKHHFLAYQYFLEFVPMEQGS